A stretch of DNA from Lotus japonicus ecotype B-129 chromosome 4, LjGifu_v1.2:
CGCGTCCCTCCGGCCGAGCCAGCTCATTATAATATCAGCAATTCTGATGCTTGAACTCACCATGCTCCAAAGGGGAAAGGAAGACACACCCTGCTTTGATTCATTTTCAAAGCCAACTTTTGGCATTGGTGGCAACTTTTGCCATCTTCTGGAAAGAGGGTCTAAGGCATGCCATAAAAGCTTGTCATCCTTGACCTTTGTTAGTATGTAAAGCCATTCCTCTGTGGTTCCAAGCTCTTTTCTCACATGAAATAGTTCAGAATTCTCAAGAGCTTCCTTCCAAGTGCGGCAAACTAACTTCAGATTCAAGTAATAAATTCGAGGAACTCTAGCTAGAATCTGAGTTGATACCTCATTAGGAAGTGCCGGAATTATTCTCAAGTTGTCGTCGAGAATGCTTGATAACAACCTCTGTCTCTTGCAAGCTTCCCCTTGCAAAACCTCAAAAGAACTACTAGATCTAGTCTTGGAACTGTTCTGACTCAGTATATTCCCCATTAAGACCTCTTCAAATTTGAATCAAAACCAAGCTTTCAAGCTTCCAAGATAAATTTGTTTAAGACCATCATCATTCTAGATAATCTGTTAGCACACAGCAAACAAACTGCattgatgaattggaattgaACCTCCATGTCTGACTAAGGGTATACAACAGGTACAGAAAAATTGCAAGTAAATCCTATGTAAACAGTGACTATTTATTGTATGATATCACATTGGAACAAACAAGTTATTAATATTCATTAATTCTTTCCATAAATCTTTTTTAGCACTGATGCAAGCAATCTACCATACACATCAATATGCCATTAATATATAAAGCATAAGTTGTAACTTCTAAGGAAACCTCATATCACACATGGTTGGCACTCTTTCACTATCACAAAAAAGTTACATCcccaagaaaaaagaagaaaaatatagaGATATTATTCAATATAACAATCAAGCAAAGGGAATACATTATGTTGGATTTTAAACTTTGGCTTCAGTTTCCTAGAAGTTCGAGAACCTCGTCTTGGTGGCTTCTAGTAAATGGTGAAGCTGAGTTTAAGGGAGGATGTTAGATAATTAAACTTCCCACATCATTTACTAGAAGCCACCAAAGTTCTCAAACTTCTAAAAAACTCTAGCCAAGTATAATATCCAACACATTCTCCATAAGTTACCAGCAAAGTCCTTCTGTATCCAAAACAAAACCGCCACCAAAGCCTAAGAGCTCTTATGTGAAAAAGCAAATATTCAAATTAAGAAccacaattaattttaaagtcaaaatcaattatgaggagAAGCTTCTGTGTGTAGCTTCGATGCCAAAATTGATTCTGGAAAAATAGAAGCTAGTCCAAACATGTGTCACACACCATTCAACATGCAAAGAATGACAAAACTAAACCAGAAACAAGAAGTCCAGAAAAGCCTACAGCAGGAACAAGGGATAAAGCAGAAATTGGTTTTACCATAAAGAGTAGAGGTcatataaaaaaagaaagacAGAAAGAATCACTCACCTCATTTAGAAAGTAGAAACCAAAGAGAAATAAGCAGCTTAGCAAACAAGCATATATCTTATACTCCAGTCCAGTGAGTCTGTCTCCTGAAGATTAAGCAATGGATGCAATGGCCAATATTTAAACactcaaaaaattaaaaatagaaagaagACTCAGAAATCAGAAGTCAACTAAGTACCTCATCAGGGAACCATACATATATAGCAAGTGGTACTTACTTACCCTCTATTTGTGTCTGTTAGAGTGCACGGGAAATACACGTGATGTAAGGTATCATATCCTTTTCAATTTCATTGCGACTTCGGCAGAGGATCTTGCCCGTGCATTTAAGGGCCACACTTTAGTTAAGTATGGTTGATGATCCAGATCATTCATACATACCAGaatgaataaattattatatattgaTGATAAAGTATGAGCAAGAGAAAACACCTTTAGCCCCCTTCATTTTtccatttttcatattttagttcataatataatttttttagatcTAAATTCAAACttaatttttccaatcaaacatgtATTCAAACTTAATTTCTCATTCACACAGCTCATGTAGGTAAGTCAGAACAACCAAAGTGAGGTTTTAACTCGTTCAACAGTCAACCGAGTAAAATGAAATGCTCATTATGCATTTAAAGGCTACCTTAACGCGAAAGTCTTACTCAAAGAACCGCTAAGGCAAAACGCCTCAATTACAAGTCACATAGTGCTATATAAATACATGTTTGATTGTTTAATTATATAAGCTAAGCATCACTTATTTTACTAATCCAATgttatttcaaaattttgagttcttatcttttttctCATACACGAACTTGAGCACTACAGTCATCTCAGCCCACAACTGTAAAGTTCATCCAAAATCGAACAACAGTACTAGAAATTGAGAGAATCTACTTGCTCAGAAAGAATGTACATccaattcaaattttttttaggcttaattacaCGTTTGGTCTCCCATATATATCATTTTCACGATTTTGGTCTCCAATAAAAATCAATTGCATTACGCGTCCCCGACGAATACCTTCGTTTGTAGAATTGGTTTTCCATccaaattttaatgaaaaaccGTTAAAATTTGGATGGAAAACCAATTATACAAACGGAGGTATTCGTCGGGGACGCATAATGCAATTGATTTTTATTGGGGATCAAAATTGTGAAAAAAGGTACATGTGTGGGACCaaattgcaattaagccttttttttattGCCAAGTTTTGCACCTTAATGTTTAAATGAGTTCACCCACTAACGGGACCGGGAGACGGGTTGGTTTTACCAAACCCCTTATAAATCGGACTAACACATCGTGTCTCTTTTAACAGGATAGCTCAATGTAGCTAGCTACTTTGTCATTTATACTCGCaatttatatgaaaataattattagCAAGATtaaattcattttctataatttttttaaagttgcTTATTCTTTCTCATGTTAGAGTCTTAGAGATGAGATTAATAATCACTCCCTCCCTCCCACTTCATTTATAAGTGTTTTTTACATAATTTTCTACCATTAAGCAAAGTAGTAATTAGCaaataaatttgtaaatttttttattagcttTCATAGATTAATGATGAATTTctcttcaaattaatttttttcgaCATTGTACTATTTCTTTCATACTAAATATGAGAATAAATTTGGGGAAAAATattgaatattttattaatattataaaataacttATAAATGACTTATAAATGGTACgtattttctaaaaaaaggaGGGAGTAGTTGTTAAACTTAACAATTTTTAATCTATTTTGTTAAACTCCCAGTCTCCCACCATACTTAAAATGTAAGCACACATTTTGTAAAATATACTGTACgtggttagtaaaaaaaaataacccaTCAAACTCAAAAACTTTCGGTCCTAGTTAAATGTACATAtgacatttcaaaaaaataaatgtaaataTGAAAGAGTCAACCACCTAAAGCTAAAAGTAAACCAATTTAACATTTTGACATGAACAGCAACAAACTCAAACACAGAGCAAGAAAACTAGTTCTTGTTTTCCATGTTCTGTGTCTTCATTCTGCTGCTCCATGATCCCCCTTTTTGTCCCATGCGTCTGCGAGACTTTGTCTTCATGTTCATATCATGAACCACTTGCTCCTGCCACATACTTCTCAACCCCTCATCACTAACATTAATATTCATTTCACTTCTGAAACCCAATTCACTGTCATATTGTTCTCTAAGCAGGGGATTTGACAGTGTCTTGTAAGCTTCATTTAGTTGAACAAACATCTTCGTTGACTCCTCTTTCATGGAAGGATCATGGCACACATCAGGGTGGTACTGAAGAGCCATTGATCTGTATGCTCTCTTTATCTCATCCATCGCACTTCCGGGTTTCAAGGACAACACTTTATAGAGGTTTCCATGGGTGGTTTCTTCCTTTAGCTTTGTAGCTCCTCTGCATGAAATTGCAAAGTTCACCAGAAAAGTTCTTTGCTGTTTACTAGAGTGTGGAAAGGAATGAAGTGGCTTGGAAATGCTTAGGCTTGAGCTTAAGGATAGCACATCCATtgctttaattgattgattgtAGCAATCTTTGATTTGTGAAATTAAAATGTGTGTTGAAACTTGAGATTGGGTTCACTTACATTTATATATGTGTAAAGTTTATGCAACTACtagtatattttatttatgttaTTAGTGGCCATAACTTAGAATCTTCAGAAAACGTTTTAGGTGTGTTGCATTAGTCAAAGTTTATGCACTCACTTAATGGTGTCCACagaatattttatttcattttgtaATGTTTGATTATGTGTATTCGTTGTCAAGCATGTGCTCCAAAAGTgggtaaatatatttttatgagaTGTCAGGTATTCATCAATGTACAGGTAGAGATCCACATGATAaaaatagaaggaaaaaaaatacaaagttATTTTATTCGACCATATTTCACGTGTTTTTAATTGGAAATTATACCTGAGCAAGAGGAAGTGCAATCCAACTTGTTTCAATTACTGCTTATTCATCTAGAAAACACACTCTTTCAATTTCATGGTATTCGGCGAAAACAATTTGATCCTGGCATCAACAAAATGGACGCTAGTGTTTCAAAACAGGAGTCTCCACACTCGTTTCCATGTGCTTTTATTAGATTTTCAACACTCACTCTCCTTGGTTTAATTTGAAAGCCTTTTGATCCTGGTATTTTGAGGCAGCTGAAGTCCTTTATCGTGATGAGAACTCGGGGTCGAGTTCTTCACAAGAAGAGGAgtgatgtaggagctttttaggatatttttagtattttagtaattttatttatttgtggttAGAATCTTTTTATTCTGTGAATAGGGTCTtttaatttgtatattttattaacttttgattaggatctttttattttcatattaggatttttttattttcagaataggatctttttattttagaatagaatatttttagtttcattaggGTTTTCCTATTTCTCCATTTAAGCAGTTGTAAGGCATGAGCCATACTGCCATAGTAAgtttttgattattaaaaaaatgagatttctctcaaactctggtggattccagtttatcaactctggtggattccagattattttctagggttttagcgctGGCTATCtccctttctggtggattccagaagtctttttcttttagaatttgtgcttgcaatcctagtacgacttccgctgtatCACTCTCAAACCAAGGTATCCTGAGACTCACTCGAGTCTATGCAGGCTCACAAGACCTATTAGGGGATAAACTCTTCTCTTACCTCTCGCTCCTCCCCTTATTCTCCCTTTTGTCAACAATTGTAGGCACCAAAAGAGACTGTAAACAGGaaacaaatccaaaaaaaaagaatcaggAGAACTATGGAGCAGAAAATCACAAGGCAAAGTAGACAATAGTACGTATGGAAGAAGGGTGTGGGAGGACAGATCGCATGTCCGTTGGTACGCTTGTAAGTGAAAAGAGACAACAACACTACAAGACAAAACAAAGAAGTAATTAGGCCAAAGTAAAAAAAGCTCAAATGAGAGAATAAAAGCCCCATGAAAAAGAGAATATATATTCACTTGTAACCACAAATGATTATTGAAACAAATCGTAACCTTTTATGAGACACATTGCCTTATAATTTTTGTCTTCCCTGTAAAGAGAAAAGGCATAAAAAAGCAATAGGGGGAGTATGATAGATGAATAAAAGAGGACACAACTTGAATTGCGAAGATTTGAATCTCAATGCTCTCCTTATTATACaatatacatacatacatattaCAAACTGAAGAAATTTAGcttgaatctaatacttaaatcatgaaataaaaatgattgAATTTTTAGATCCTGaagaattttgaaatatttagGTGAATTTAATCTTGATGCCGGCTCAAAATACTTTTACATAATCATCTAAGCTTCATCTAAGCTTGTTCTGACAATCATCTGATAAATGTGATTATGTTAGTAATGAGTTGAGATTTCAAACTCATCAAACGATATGACAATGGATCAATAGATATAAGTATAAAACACTTGCAAAGAGCATAAAAAGTGAAATTCCTTCTGAACTATAGGGAATTGTGTAAGATTAAATGCTTGTTTGCTAAAAGAATTGCTATATTAATTTGCTAAGAAAATATACATGAAAGAATCATTGCCTAAAACTAAACCAATTTAACATTATGGTGACATTAATAGCAACAAACTCAGACACAGAGCAAGAAAATTAGTTCCTGTTTTTCATGTTCTTGTCCTCATTCTGCTGCTCCCTGATACCCCTTTCTGTCCCATGCGTCTGCGAGACCTTGTcttcaaattcaaatcatcaaCCACAAGCTCCTGCCACATATTTCTCAATCCCTCATCCCTAACAATATTGGTTTCACTTCTGAAATCCAATTCAATTTCACTGTCATACTCTGCTCTAAGCAGGGGATTTGACAGTGTCTTGTAAGCTTCATTTAGCTGAACAAACATCTTCGTTGACTCCTCTTTCATGGAAGGATCATGGCACACATCAGGGTGGTACTGAAGAGCCATTGATCTGTATGCTCTCTTTATCTCATCCATAGCACTTCCGGGTTTCAAGGACAACACTTTATAGAGGTTTCCATGGGTGGTTTCTTCCTTTAGCTTTGTAGCTCCTCTGCAAGAAATTGCAAAATTCACCTGAGAAGCTCTTTGCTGTTTACTAGAGTTTGGAAGGCAATGAAATGGCTTGGAAATGCTTATGCTTGAGTTTGAGCTTAAAGATAGAGCATCCATATTGCTTTAATTAATTGTAGCTAAACTTTGATCTGTGGAATTGAGTGTTGAAAGCAGATATGGGTTCAGTTACATTTATATTTGTGACTTGTTAAGAAGTAGCTAGGATGTTTCTCTGGACACACGTGACAACATCAACAACTACTACTACATTATTATATGTTATACTAGTGGACAGAAGTTGTTGTGTGTTGACTGAGAGTTTTAGTCTTTTAGATGTGTTGAATAATTATTCAAAGTTTAATGCACTCTACGCATGTgggcatataatttttttatttcgtCCTATATGTATACTTACATACCAAAATACCCCCAAATAATATAATTGAAAAACCAATAGTACTCTCAACtagaataaaaaactaaaaatgtcCACAACTAATAACTCCGTTTTTTTTAATTCTGAAGGTATTTTTTACTTTCTgaaccttcttcttttttaaaaGAAACCCTAATTCTTCTAACAGCAATATAACACTAACGAGAGGCTGAGCCCCTGCAAGGACCCAAGGTGGTCATGGTCACCCTCATATAACTTCTTTAATGTACTTTTTAGCCAGAGTGTATAGCTCATTATGGAGTGTATTTAATGTGTAAGAGTGAGTGAGTAGTGGGTATTGTAAGGACTGCGTAGGACGTAGCATAGTTTCTTTTAAGGATAAATAGGtaaattaattcatgattttctAAGCGGGTTTAATTTAGTCATTTAATGAAAAGATGACGTGTACGTAGTGGCTGTAAAACACATAtagtaattataaaaatgaccccacaaaattttatttttttccggtggactaaaattaaattataagaTTAGTTTGCAAAAAATAAGATTAGtaatcatgttcaacaaaaatGTTTTCGTGTATTGTTCAGGCTAAAATAATAGTTTATAAATAAGATTTattaagagtttatttgattacaatttttaaaaactattttctattttaaaaaattgaaattaatccATAGGAACCTCGATATATTAATTGGTCGTGAAAGATGGCTGTTTCCTAGGAAAGTACCTGACTTGGTGTgcattttataaagaaattctaTATACTATTATTTGCAACGCCAAGGGATATATGAttgattattttatcaaataaaatcaaatgctTCCTTTGACCCGCCGGCGAACAATGCAAATTTAACAGTCAAACAATGCTGCTTGTACATTtacatttgatttttttattcatattcTATCCATGAATCAAAtgttacatatacatatatgCTATAGTTTTATGTATGATGATTTAGTTTGGCTGACCAAAACAGGtctcttttcttttattatacTCACATTGTTCAATGATTGATGAGACATTAAAAACAATATATATCAGTAACAAactattctaaaaaaaaaattagggtgaGGGGGACGAATGCATTAATCTAATATAAGAAAAACTGTCGGCCGGCTTTAATATGTATTTATAAAAGACTTACATTTAACTCACCTAATAAGATCAGCATTAGTTGAAACTGCCCCTATTAATTACATATAAgcttaaataaaaatgaaacaaaaattatAATGATACTTAGACTTTCAAACATTACAagtagttagtttttttttttctactattCTTATAATCATATCACACCCATCATATATGGCATTTCTCAAGTCATTTTCCAACAAAATTATATGCACGCCATGACGAGAGTGCATGAAGTCATGAACTATGACTAATTCAACATACATGCACCTAAAACGTTCAATTGCTTTGAAGCTTCAACATTCTGCCCACTAATATAATATCACGTGTTTACAGAGAGAAACATCCAGGCTCTTTCTTAACAAGTCACATATATAAATGTAAATTAACCCATTTCTGCTTTCAACACTCAAATCGTCTCATAGGTCAAAGAAATCAGTAACaataatcaattaattaaagCAATGGATGTTCTAACTTTAAGCTCAAGCTCAAGCCTAAGCATTTCCAAGACATTTCATTGCCTTCCACAGTCTAGTAAACAGCAAAGAACTTCTCAGGTTCACTTTGCTATTTCTTGCAGAGGAGCTACAAAGCTAAAGGAAGAAACCACCTATGGAAACCTCTACAAAGTTTTGTCCTTGAAACCCGGAAGTGCCATGGATGAGATAAAGAGAGCATACAGATCAATGGCTCTTCAGTACCACCCTGATGTGTGCCATGATCCTTCCATGAAAGAGGAGTCAACAAGGATGTTTGTTCAGCTAAATGCAGCTTACAAGACACTGTCAAATCCCCTGCTTAGAGAACAGTATGACAGTGAAATTAATTTGGGTTTCAG
This window harbors:
- the LOC130715842 gene encoding chaperone protein dnaJ 20, chloroplastic-like gives rise to the protein MDVLSLSSSLSISKPLHSFPHSSKQQRTFLVNFAISCRGATKLKEETTHGNLYKVLSLKPGSAMDEIKRAYRSMALQYHPDVCHDPSMKEESTKMFVQLNEAYKTLSNPLLREQYDSELGFRSEMNINVSDEGLRSMWQEQVVHDMNMKTKSRRRMGQKGGSWSSRMKTQNMENKN
- the LOC130715843 gene encoding chaperone protein dnaJ 20, chloroplastic-like gives rise to the protein MDALSLSSNSSISISKPFHCLPNSSKQQRASQVNFAISCRGATKLKEETTHGNLYKVLSLKPGSAMDEIKRAYRSMALQYHPDVCHDPSMKEESTKMFVQLNEAYKTLSNPLLRAEYDSEIELDFRSETNIVRDEGLRNMWQELVVDDLNLKTRSRRRMGQKGVSGSSRMRTRT
- the LOC130713482 gene encoding chaperone protein dnaJ 20, chloroplastic-like, encoding MDVLTLSSSSSLSISKTFHCLPQSSKQQRTSQVHFAISCRGATKLKEETTYGNLYKVLSLKPGSAMDEIKRAYRSMALQYHPDVCHDPSMKEESTRMFVQLNAAYKTLSNPLLREQYDSEINLGFRSEMKVCDDDEGLRSRWQEQVVELKTRSRRRMGQQGGSWSSRMRTQNMKNRN